The genomic segment ACAGCCTATGCCGAGCGACGCTGCTCGAATTTCATACGTAAGACATTAATATAGATGAACATTTCCGTTCTCGCTTTTTTCTTTTTACGTGCCATGCCATGCCCCCGGAAGCTAAAAGTCTCCAGAGTATGGCGGAACAGAAGATGAGCGATCGGACAGAATCGGAATCGCTGATCGGGCGACCGGAATCAGTGATCGAATGAAATCAGAATTAGTGATCGGGTGAAATCGGAATCAGTGATCGGATGTGACCGGAACCAGCAGCTGTAGCGAATCGCATTTGAAATCGCGTCAAATCGCATTTATCCCGTTTTTCTGCTCGAATTAACTGCAAATGAAAAACACGCTCTGCTCACATTAAATGCAACTGTACTCGCATTTATTCTGGCCGGCTTGCATTCCATTGCGCCGGAATCACAATAACTGCAAATCAACATCATTATATTGGCAACCCTACCGCCAGCATCCTGTCACGCAACTCTGCCGTTCTGGCCGGATCTAACTGATTACTGAATAATGCCCTGATTTCAGAAGGTTTTGCGTCAAACTGTTCCACCATATCCTTCAGACGGTAGCCGTGTCGCGTCAGGGTTGGCTCCAGGTCGTCAAGCTGCCGGGAAAGCACGGACTCAACCAGCGCAGCAGTAACCGGCTTTTCACCCGCCAGGTAACCGCCCTCCAGTGCCAGCGCCAGATGCTGTTGTACCTGCAATGGTGTGCGGAGTTTTGCGGCCAGCAGATCAATGGCATCGCTGGTCAGGATATCTTCAGGCTTTCCCTTACCGGTGCTGGTCTTCAGCAGCCAGTGGATATACTCACGCTGGCTGCCGGCGATCCCATCCAGGGTGAAAATATCGGTCCGGTAACCAATTTCTTCCATCGTCGGGCGGTGTAAATCATTGCGCAGCTTCGGGTGACCGGCCAGCACGACAGACAGGCGGCCACCACCATCCTCCACCACTTCCATCAGCCACTTGAGGCCGGTCAGGGTATTTCCGTTCAGGTCGTGAGCATCGTCAACGAACAGCGCTACCGGACGTTTTCCCTTTTTGACCAGCTCCTGGAGTTCACTCTCGCGTCGTTCCCCCTGTTTGGGGATCTGCACCTGTCTGTCCGGCGCCAGATCGTAAAACAGGGCGCTGATCAGCGTGGCAAGCCGGATATTATGTTTTTCCACCGAGAGTGAGCGGGCAACGATGATTTTATTTTCATCCGTCAGCTGTTGCTGTAAACATCGCAGTGTCACGGTTTTACCGCTCCCGACTACACCGCAGACAGCGACGAGGCGCCCTTCATGTATTGCGCCTTTAATGTCCTTCAGCAGCTGTTTATGGTGCGCCGTTTCATAATATCCGGCCTGATCGATGGGCCGTGTCAGCCCGTACTGCTCCATCACTTCAACCCGCATGATCTTCTCCTGATTGTCTGTTACGGAAATGAGCCCTGACGCGGGCGAGTACTTCACTGCGGATGAGGGTTTCCGCCAGAAGGCTGTCGATAAACGCCCGATCTTCGCCTGACATTCTGGCCAGAGAAATTGCCAGGTCACCGGCTATGGCCAGTTTTGCCGCAATAACCGTGGGGTACTGGTATTCAGACTCCGGGGAGATAAAAGGCTGATGGGGCAGCTCATGCGGAGTCTCCGTGCTGTCGCTGACCAGCCGGATATCACTCCCGGCGAGGGCACTGACGGGCAGGCCCAGTTGTGCGGCCAGGGCGTGAATACGGTCAGTGCGTTCTGCTGCCTTCCCCTGGCGGAACGCCCGGTAACGGTGCAACGGAACCGGGCCGGAGACCGGATAGTAAGGCCCCCATGTCTCACCGGCAAACTCGGCAAAAATTTCGTCATCGAACAGCCCCCACAGCAGAGTCACGGTTTCTCCGGTCATATCCGGCTCCACCTCCCAGACCGTGCCGTCAATCGTCACCCGCGCATCCACCCCCACCCGACGCGATTCCGGCTCGCGGGCAAAACGGCAGTACTGCTCCCTGGTGCACATGTCCCGCAGTTCGTCTTCCGGCAGGTGTGTCAGCCAGTCTTCCAGCCGGGAATGTTTTTCGCGGCGGTGGCGCTGGGCGTTATAGCGCGACAGGTAATGCCACAGCCATTCGTTGGCCTGCTGCTCCGTTTCCGGTTTGTGAAAGTAATACAGGGTCTCGTGGGCTTCCTTGACGGTACGAAAAGGTCGTTCAACCTTCCCCTTGGCCCGGGCTGTCGTCCGGGTACCATCCTTACCCGCCGGTACATGAGTCTGCCAGTCGATTTGCAGGGACTGCATCACGTTGCGGAAGACGCGGCTTTTGGCCACCGGACCATTATCAAGGTACAGCATGCGGGGACGACCGCGGAACGGGCAGTCCGGACTGGTCTTTGCTGACATGGCGTTAAACAGAAAACGCAAGGCGGATTCGGCATCTTCGCCGTACACGCAGCGGTATTCCTGCCAGGCGACACCACTACGGTCATCCACCACACTGAACAGCATCAGGGTGGGTTCACCCTTGGCAGGGTCGACCCACTCAGGGCGGTCGATATGTTTCAGGTCGGAAGGCGACATATCAAACTGTCAGCAGTCATTGCTGTATTCAGCCTGAAACCGGGTGGCCGGAGGTTCCCGCAGCAGGCGGGGCTGGTCGAGACGGTACAGTGAGAGCCAGCGGTTAATCATGGGCACACTCAGCACGCCGGCAGGTGCCCTGACGAGGCCCTGCAGTGTTTCCACGCCATACTCTTCAAGCAACTGTATTGCACGCCCGCTCGACAGATGGCGTCCAGCTTTGTTGGTGGTGCGCAGCTTCAGCGCGGCGATCAGCTCGCAGTAATATTCCAGGTCCGGGCGGGACATCACCCGCGGACGGCCATGATCCCGCCTGTGAGCCGTGCGGGGGCGGAGTGTGCGATGGAGGGAGCGGTAAACCGTGGTGGCAGACACGCCATACAGTTGAGCGACAGTGGCGATTTGAACGGCCCGTTCGGGACTTTTGGGCGGCAGACGATCAAGCCGCTGCCGCAGTTGCAACAGGGAGTATGACGGGATGGATTTACGCCGGCTGCTCATAGTTATCCAGCACCCGGTAGACCGATGCCCGTCCGATACCCAGCTGGAGGGCAATTGCCGTGGCGCCCATTTTCTCGTCCACATACAGGCGGTACACCTTGGCAGGATTAATGGCCGGTTTGCGGCCACGGTAAACCCCGCGCGCTTTGGCGGCAGCGATGCCTTCCATCTGACGTTCACGGCGCAGGTTGGTTTCAAATTCCGCGAACACACCCAGCATATCGAGGAAAGCCTTGCCGGCAGCACTCCTGGTATCCACCGGCTGCTCTGTGGCCCTGAGGGTGACCCCCGCTGATTCAGGCTGTAAACGATATCCTGCAAATCCCGGATGCTGCGCGCCAGACGATCCACCCGCGTCACCATCAGCGTGTCACCCGGGCACAGGAATTCAAGCAGCAGGCTGAGTTCTGTCCGGCCATCCCGGCTGCTGCCGCTGGCTTTTTCCGCACAGATAATTTCACAACCGGCGGCGCTCAGGGTCTGCGTCTGGAGAGTGAGGTCCTGTTCGTGAGTGGAAACGCGGGCGTAGCCGTAAAGTGCCATAATAATGAAAACTGTCTCGTTAGCCTTTAGATGATGAAAACGTAGCACCGGAACGAGACAAAACAACCCGGTGAGACAGAAAAACTGTCTCACCGGGTTGTCTTCTTTGAGTATACCCTAACTCGCTTACCACGGGCGAGAATTTATAGCGGGCTGGTGCGATTAGCCAAATTTGACTCGGTCATAGTTATATAATTTTTTTGCCAGTAAAAAAGGTTTATTGAACACATTTTCTTGTAAATAAGAAACCAGTGATATGCCATCAGGCAGGGATTGAGCATAATTTTTGAATAAATTTAAATGCTGTTTTTCATTTAATAAGAGCCTGTTTAGAAATTTGTGTATTTGCCTGATTTTGATATGTTCAATCCAACATCAAAAACAGGTTAATTTATGGACGAAAAACAGTTGCAGGCTCTGGCTAACGAACTGGCCAAAAATCTCAAAACCCCTGAAGATCTCAGTCACTTCGATCGGCTGCTGAAAAAAATCAGCGTCGAAGCAACTCTCAATGCCGAAATGACCCATCACCTCGGCTACGATAAAAATCAGCCTAAACCGGGGACCAACGCCCGCAACGGCTATTCCACAAAAACCGTTACCACTGGCGATGGCCCGCTGGCGCTGCGTACTCCGCGCGATCGTGACGGTTCCTTTGGACCGCAACTGGTGAAGAAGAACCAGACCCGGATTACCGGGATGGATAACCAGATTTTATCGTTGTACGCCAAAGGGATGACCACCCGCGAGATCGCCGCCGCGTTCAAAGAGCTGTATGACGCCGATGTCTCGCCGGCGCTGGTCTCAAAGGTCACCGATGCGGTCATGGAGCAGGTTGTTGAATGGCAAAACCGGCCTCTGGATGCAGTCTATCCCATTGTTTATCTTGACTGTATCGTTCTAAAAGTCCGGCAGGACAGCCGCATCATCAACAAATCTGTGTTCCTGGCGCTGGGCATCAACATCGAAGGCCAGAAAGAGTTGCTAGGTATGTGGCTGGCCGAAAATGAAGGCGCAAAGTTCTGGCTGAACGTGCTGACAGAGCTGAAAAACCGCGGCCTGTACGATATCCTTATCGCCTGCGTAGACGGGCTGAAAGGTTTCCCTGACGCTATTAACGCGGTGTATTCGGAGGCGCTGCTCCAGCTGTGTATCCGCTTTGTTGAATAAATCCGAAATTTTTGACGACTTCCTCCTTATCAGGGCGATTGTTACATGATGCGGACGCTGTTTGGCATTCCTAACAACGTGATCCGGTTAAGCGCTTTGACCATTGCCATAGCCTCACCTACCTGCGCGTCATAGTCATGCAGACTCAGATGACCACCCAGAAGTATTTTAAACCGGAACATGGCCGTTTCAGCCAGTGAACGCCGGTGATAACCTACTTTCTTTTTCCAGGTATCGTTATTGCCGCTCAGATGCTGATTTGCCACCGCATGGTTACGCTCATGGTATCGAGCTGGCCAATATTGCGCACCACTTCGCGGTGGGATAAGCGGCTTTATTTTTTTCCTCAGCAGAGCATCATGACAGTAACGCGTATCGTAAGCACTGTCAGCCGACGCTTCCCTGATTTTCCGGTGGGTTTGGTTAATCAGCCCGGGCAGCGCCTGCGCATCTGTCGTACCGCTTAGCGATAAATCGGCACAGATAATTTCATGTGTCGCGCTATCTACTGCCAGATGAAGCTTGCGCCATACTCTGCGCCTCTCAGCCCCATGCTGCCTGACTTTCCATTCGCCTTCGCCGAAGACTTTCAGGCCGGTGCCATCGATGACCAGGTGTGAGATTTCGCCGCGGGTTGGCGTTTTTATGCTGATGTCGACGGTTTTTGCTCGCCGGCTGACCAGAGAGTAATCTGGGCAGCGCAGCGACAGCCCCATCAGTTTAAAAATTGAGTCAACGAAACCCTGTAACGCCCGGAGCGAAAGGTTAAACACGCGCTTTATCATCAGAACCGTGGTAATGGCCATATCGGTGTAGTGAAGCGGCCGGCCACGATGTTCAGGTGGTGTACTCTCAGTTCATGCAGCAATGGCTGACTCATCAAGCCATACTGTCAGGTCCCCCCGCTGCCTGAGCGCATTGTTGTATGCGGGCCAGTTGGTAATTTTAAACTTTTGCTTTGCCATGGGGACCTGATGTTGAAACGAATGTAGTGATCAGAGCCGCCAGTCACCTAAAAGTTCGATTTATTCAACAAAGCCCAACAGAACGCCAATTTTGGTCTATAACATCGTTAGCGTAACCGCAAGGGGCGCTGGGCTTCATATCAGCCCATGGTCCGGGCCTACTTGCCTAGCCAAGACCACGGCGGTGATAGGTGAGTCTAACGCCGGCGGGCATCGAAACCGCGCCGGGCGCCGTCAATCAAAAACCCTGTTCGGCAATATCCATGGCGAAATAACTGAGGATAATATCTGCCCCCGCGCGCTTGATGGCGCCCAGGGTTTCACGCACGATTTGCCGTTCGTCAATGGCGCCGGCAGCGGCGGCGAATTTTATCATCGCGTATTCGCCGCTCACCTGATATGCCGCAAGCGGCAAATGGGTTGCCTCGCGGATATCGCGGATAGTGTCCAAAAACGCGCCGGCCGGCTTCACCATCAGCGCATCGGCCCCCTCCTGCTCGTCCAGCAGCGACTCGCGAATCGCTTCACGGCGGTTCATCGGGTTCATTTGATAGCTTTTGCGGTTGCCCTTCAGGGCGGTACCGCCGGCTTCGCGGAACGGGCCATAAAATGCCGAGGCAAATTTGGTGGAATACGCCATGATCGCGGTGTCGGTGAAGCCGGCGCCGTCCAGGGCGGCGCGTATCGCCTGGACCTGTCCGTCCATCGCCGCCGAGGGGGCGATAAAATCCGCCCCGGCGCGCGCCACCACCACCGCCTGACGCCCCAAATTCACAAGCGTAGCGTCGTTGTCGACCCCGTTATCGTGCACGACGCCGCAATGACCGTGGGTAGTGTATTCGCAAAAGCAGGTGTCGGACATCACGATCATCTCCGGCACCGTCTCTTTACAAATGCGCGCCATCCGCGCGACCAACCCGTTTTCATGCCAGGTATCGCTGCCGGCCTCATCCAGATGATGGGAGATGCCGAAGGTCATGACGAATTGAATGCCGGCTTTGGCATAGCGCTCGATTTCAAAGGCCAAACGCGCTTCCGGTATTCTGACCACGCCCGGCATGGCGGACACCGGCACATAGTCGCTGACCTCCTCTTCGACGAATATCGGCAGCACCAAAGAGCTTAACTGCACCTCGGTTTCCTGGAACAACGAACGCAAAGCAGGGGTGCGGCGCAAACGGCGCGGGCGTGAAACGGGATAAACACTGGACATTTTTTCTCCTGCTGGTGGTGAAGCATTGATCGCAACGAAATGGCCGGACAATGGAACCTGCGCGCGACATTAAGCTCCGCTAGGACATAACCTGGCAATCGCATCAAAGGTGACGAAAAGTGAGGGCGTCGCTGTTGCCGATGATAACGCGCGGGTGCCGGGACGGCACCTCGCTTTACACGACACCTTCTGAGGGTTAACGTCCAGCGACGCGCCAATTTCTGATAGAATGTCAACCCAGCGACAAAAGCGGTAAACGCTAACGGTTCGTAGGCGCCGGCCGCGACAAAGGAAACGCCGTGCGACATTATAAGGCAACGCGGCGCAAGTGCAATCGCCGCCCCGGGTAATGTGCGCCGCCGCGGCCGCTGAGACGCGACGTCCGGCTGAGCGCAAAGGCACAGTACCCTGCCCAGGGCCGCGCCGTGGACGTCTCTATGAGGTGGTTGCGTTGCAAAACCTGCCTGACCCCATGAAGGCTGAGCAGCGGGACTCCGTCCCGGGAGGCGCTATGAGGTCAATAGCCGGCGCGAGCACCCTGATTACCGTCCAGCGACGCGCCGGCGGCGATTCCGTGCACTTTTCCGGCGGCTATGCCGTGCCATTTAATGCGCTAACCCCCGATCGCACTTTGCATTTTGGCGCGCTATTAACAAAAATGAAATTAGAGCGTATACCGCCAGCGCGCCAAACTGCTTTGGCGCTGAATGTCATGACCGGCGCTAAGCATATCATTGGCGCCGGACGGATTGCCGGCGCCCAACGGCCCTTCGGCGCGGGATCTTTTGGCCGAGGCTTAACATAAAGAGACTGCTGATGTCCGCCGTGAAATTAGCGTTACGCCAGGTTTGCCGCAGTTTCGGCACACTCACCGCGCTGGCGCCGACCGATCTGGACCTGCAGCAAGGGGAATTTATTTGCCTGGTCGGTCCCTCCGGCTGCGGCAAAAGTACATCATTCAATGTCATTTCGAGCGTATTGGCCCCGGACAGCGGCCAAATCCTGATCGACGGCCGCGACGTGACCGGCAGCAGCGGCCACGTTGGCTATATGCTGCAAAAAGATTTGCTGTTGCCGTGGAAGACGGTCATCGACAATATTGTGCTGGGCGCGGTAATCAACGGCGGCGCCAGCCGGGCGCAGCGCGCGCAGGGCGTGGCGCTGGCCAGACGCTATGGCCTGGGGAGTTTATCAATCACTATTCCGCCGCACTGTCCGGCGGCATGCGCCAGCGGGTAGCGCTGATGCGCACCCTGTCGATGGAACACGATATTATGCTGCTCGATGAGCCGTTCGGCGCGTTGGATTCGCAAACCCGCCTCGCCATGCAGCAATGGCTGTTGCAAGTGTGGTCGGAACAGCGCCGAACGGTGGTGTTTATCACCCATGACATCGACGAAGCCATTATGCTTGCGGATAGGGTCGTGGTGATGACGCCGCGCCCGGGGCGCATCCGCGCCATCTTGCCGGTCCCGGTTTCCCGGCCGCGCACGCTCGCCACGCTGACCGACCCGCGCTTTATCGCGCTGAAAGGGCAGATCCTCTCTTTGATTTATCACGACGCGGCCACGGAGTCTAAAGCGCATGAAAACTCTGCCTAAAGGGCGGTAGGCGGACCGTTCCTCGCCCTACTGCTGGTCATCGTCATCTGGGCCGCGGCGGTCCAGCTGTGGGCTATCCCGCCGTATGTAATGCCCTCGCCGGCGCTGACCTGGGCCCATATTCTGGCTGATTTGCCGGTGCTGCTGGCAGGTTTCCGGCAAACCTTTCTCACTTTTTTGCTGGGCTTCGTATTAGGCGCCGGCTTTGCCTTCGCGGTGATAATGGATGCCCTGCCCTGGGTAAGGAGCGTATTGTATCCGATTCTTATCGCCAGCCAGGCGGTGCCGGTTATCGCCATTTCGGCGGCCCTGACTATCTGGCTGGGGTTCGGCCTGGCGCCCAAGTTGGTCATCGTCGCGCTGGTCGTCTTTTTCCCGGTGGTGGTCAATGTGCTCGACGGGCTACATTCCGTCGATCGGGATATGCTGAATTTGGTGCGGTCCATGGGCGGCAGCCGGCTGGGCATTTTCCGCCATGTCAAACTGCCGGCCACCTATACCCCGCTATTTTCCGCCCTGAAGCTCTCTGCGACCTTCAGCGTGACCGGCGCGGTGATAGGCGAATGGACAGCCTCCACCAGCGGCGGGCTGGGCGCCTATCTGTTGCAGGCCAACTCCCGATTAAACACGGCCGGCACTTTTGCCGCCATCGCTTTTCTGGCGCTGCTGGGCGTGGTCAGCTTCCTGATGGTACTGGCGCTGGAGCATCTGATGACGCCCTGGCGCCATAGCCCCCACGCGCGGCCCTGGTCGCAACGCTACTGACGCGATTGACGGCCGGGTAACCTTGCGCCGGCTCAGGCCCGCGGCAGCCGACGCGGGCGAACAAAACTTACTTAAACGACCACCTTTTTCTAGTCTATTGAAAGACACTACCACGACCGGCGCCCGCGGTGGCGCGACAGGAAACATTGACTGTTGAATAATCGTATGGCTTTACCCGAGGGATTCCGCCGCACTTTTTTCAAAAATGTTTCGTTCCCTTTACTACTGGTGTTACTTCTAACGCTTTGCGTCGCGGCGGCCAGCCTGTGGCTTACCTCCCAGCAAATTAACGCGAATGTCGTGCGACGTGAACAGGAAACGGTGCGCGCGTCCGTCGCCCATCACCTGCAAGAACTGGCGGTCCAGCAGTACAGCATCACAGCCTGGCAGCCGCTGTACACGCAACTCATCCGGCCCACATTGGACAGGCAATGGCTGGACGAAAATGTTGGCAGCTGGCTGTATACGGTATTT from the Candidatus Sodalis pierantonius str. SOPE genome contains:
- a CDS encoding ExeA family protein — encoded protein: MKYSPASGLISVTDNQEKIMRVEVMEQYGLTRPIDQAGYYETAHHKQLLKDIKGAIHEGRLVAVCGVVGSGKTVTLRCLQQQLTDENKIIVARSLSVEKHNIRLATLISALFYDLAPDRQVQIPKQGERRESELQELVKKGKRPVALFVDDAHDLNGNTLTGLKWLMEVVEDGGGRLSVVLAGHPKLRNDLHRPTMEEIGYRTDIFTLDGIAGSQREYIHWLLKTSTGKGKPEDILTSDAIDLLAAKLRTPLQVQQHLALALEGGYLAGEKPVTAALVESVLSRQLDDLEPTLTRHGYRLKDMVEQFDAKPSEIRALFSNQLDPARTAELRDRMLAVGLPI
- the hemB gene encoding porphobilinogen synthase; translated protein: MSSVYPVSRPRRLRRTPALRSLFQETEVQLSSLVLPIFVEEEVSDYVPVSAMPGVVRIPEARLAFEIERYAKAGIQFVMTFGISHHLDEAGSDTWHENGLVARMARICKETVPEMIVMSDTCFCEYTTHGHCGVVHDNGVDNDATLVNLGRQAVVVARAGADFIAPSAAMDGQVQAIRAALDGAGFTDTAIMAYSTKFASAFYGPFREAGGTALKGNRKSYQMNPMNRREAIRESLLDEQEGADALMVKPAGAFLDTIRDIREATHLPLAAYQVSGEYAMIKFAAAAGAIDERQIVRETLGAIKRAGADIILSYFAMDIAEQGF
- a CDS encoding ABC transporter permease, with the protein product MPSPALTWAHILADLPVLLAGFRQTFLTFLLGFVLGAGFAFAVIMDALPWVRSVLYPILIASQAVPVIAISAALTIWLGFGLAPKLVIVALVVFFPVVVNVLDGLHSVDRDMLNLVRSMGGSRLGIFRHVKLPATYTPLFSALKLSATFSVTGAVIGEWTASTSGGLGAYLLQANSRLNTAGTFAAIAFLALLGVVSFLMVLALEHLMTPWRHSPHARPWSQRY
- a CDS encoding CHASE4 domain-containing protein, giving the protein MNNRMALPEGFRRTFFKNVSFPLLLVLLLTLCVAAASLWLTSQQINANVVRREQETVRASVAHHLQELAVQQYSITAWQPLYTQLIRPTLDRQWLDENVGSWLYTVFHHQQVYLLNAHRQGIYAAL